The Arachis hypogaea cultivar Tifrunner chromosome 14, arahy.Tifrunner.gnm2.J5K5, whole genome shotgun sequence genome has a segment encoding these proteins:
- the LOC140178364 gene encoding TMV resistance protein N-like — MFAVIVFSPDYASSSWCLDELQKIIECKNQLGLQIEAVFYGVEPCDVRHQRGTFEEAFKKHEQRHDSENVKRWRDALTQVAAHSGWTSKNEDEAVLVKNIAQHIFEILIPKLPSSMKNLVGINSRVEQVITLIGLGLNDVRFIGIWGMGGMGKTTIARAVFETIRSSFEVTCFLADVREQCEKKDITRIQKQLLDQMNISSKAVHNKYDGRTVIQNSLHLKKVLLVLDDVNHEKQLEDLAGERDWFGPGSRIIITTRDVEVLKGPEVHETYKVEGLVEGEALNLFCLKAFKQQEPTEGFLDLSKKVVKYSGGLPLALKVLGSYLNGRPTIAVWYSAIERIKKSSLSEIIDVLKISYEGLEDREKDIFLDIACFFRGMLKDSVTEKLKRSGHDAEIGIDILIKRSLVTLEPEICGEFTLGMHDLLEEMGKQIVIQESQNDVCKRSRLWCLEDVEFVLTQKKKVKATHGIVLHNWYSWYSKTEVNQRDLSFSKMCQLKLLILDGVEAPILCDIPCTLKVFRWNYCPLKTLPLKDHQRYELVEINLSKSQIVELWDGKKVLEKLEHLDLLWCKQLKQTPDLSGAPNLKKLHLWECTKLDYIHPSLAHHKRLVELDLSQCESLETLGDKFEMSSLEKLDLGWCSSLRRLPDLSGAPNLKKLHLWECTKLDYIHPSLAHHKSLVELNLRGCRSLETLGDKLEMSSLEELNLGWCSSLRRLPEFGECMKQLSILDLEGTGIEELPPTLGNLAGVAELNLSGCDKITGLLLSLGCFVGLKKLVLGGLPDKTDGLESLTVRADYDNCDSSSLSSLTLSSDIGSSREEATLSYDIRHLASLMDLDLSESSFLRVPISIHQLPRLTSLYLCGCDELEVLPELPSSLRELDAQGCYSLDASNVDDVISKACCGFAESASQDRQDFLQMLIYGKEIPAWFEHQEQDDGVSVSFPQNCLSIETIALALCFLIEVSFKIGVKNIFVYIYIYIYIYIYIYTILLY, encoded by the exons ATGTTTGCAGTCATTGTTTTCTCACCGGACTACGCTTCCTCCAGTTGGTGCTTGGACGAGCTCCAAAAGATCATTGAGTGTAAGAACCAGCTGGGGCTACAAATTGAGGCAGTGTTCTACGGTGTGGAGCCTTGTGATGTGAGGCACCAAAGAGGAACCTTTGAAGAAGCTTTCAAAAAACACGAACAGAGACATGACAGTGAAAATGTCAAAAGATGGAGAGATGCGCTAACACAAGTAGCTGCTCATTCTGGTTGGACCTccaaaaatga GGACGAAGCAGTACTTGTGAAAAATATTGCTCAACATATATTTGAAATATTGATTCCTAAGTTGCCATCTTCAATGAAGAATCTTGTGGGGATTAATTCAAGAGTGGAACAAGTAATTACTCTAATTGGCCTTGGATTGAATGATGTTCGTTTTATAGGCATATGGGGAATGGGCGGCATGGGTAAGACCACTATTGCTAGAGCTGTCTTTGAAACCATTCGAAGTAGCTTTGAAGTTACTTGCTTTCTTGCTGATGTAAGGGAGCAATGTGAGAAAAAAGATATTACTCGCATACAAAAGCAACTTCTTGATCAAATGAATATAAGTTCAAAAGCTGTTCATAACAAGTATGATGGGAGGACagtaattcaaaactctttacaTCTGAAAAAGGTACTTCTTGTTCTTGATGATGTAAATCATGAAAAACAATTAGAGGATTTGGCTGGGGAGCGAGATTGGTTTGGTCCTGGAAGCAGAATAATAATTACAACTAGAGACGTAGAGGTGCTAAAGGGACCAGAGGTGCATGAAACATATAAGGTTGAAGGGTTAGTGGAAGGTGAAGCCCTTAACCTCTTTTGTCTGAAAGCCTTTAAACAGCAGGAGCCTACAGAAGGGTTTTTGGATTTGTCCAAAAAAGTGGTCAAATACAGCGGTGGTCTCCCATTGGCACTTAAAGTATTGGGTTCCTATCTTAATGGTAGACCTACTATTGCGGTTTGGTATAGTGCtattgaaagaataaagaagtCTTCACTTTCTGAAATTATTGATGTGTTGAAAATAAGCTATGAGGGTTTAGAAGATAGAGAAAAggatatttttttagatattgctTGTTTCTTTAGAGGAATGCTGAAAGATTCTGTaacagagaaattaaaaagatctGGTCATGATGCTGAAATCGGTATTGATATTTTGATTAAAAGATCATTGGTCACATTAGAGCCGGAGATATGCGGGGAGTTTACTCTGGGGATGCATGATCTGCTTGAAGAAATGGGCAAACAAATTGTTATTCAGGAATCTCAGAATGATGTTTGTAAGCGTAGCAGATTGTGGTGTTTGGAGGATGTTGAATTTGTACTTACTCAAAAGAAG AAAGTTAAAGCAACTCATGGCATCGTTCTACATAATTGGTATAGCTGGTATAGCAAGACTGAAGTGAATCAGAGAGATTTATCTTTCTCAAAAATGTGCCAGTTAAAGCTTCTCATTTTAGATGGCGTGGAAGCTCCCATTCTCTGCGATATTCCTTGTACATTAAAAGTATTTCGCTGGAATTATTGTCCACTGAAAACTCTGCCCCTTAAAGATCATCAACGCTATGAACTTGTTGAAATTAATCTGTCTAAAAGCCAAATTGTAGAGTTATGGGATGGAAAGAAG GTTTTAGAAAAGTTAGAGCACTTAGATCTGTTATGGTGCAAGCAGCTGAAGCAAACGCCAGATCTTTCTGGGGCTCCCAATCTTAAAAAACTTCATCTTTGGGAATGCACGAAGCTAGATTATATTCACCCGTCTCTTGCACACCACAAGAGGCTTGTTGAATTGGATTTAAGTCAATGTGAGAGTCTTGAAACACTTGGAGATAAATTTGAGATGAGTTCACTCGAGAAACTAGATCTAGGCTGGTGCAGTAGTTTGAGAAGACTGCCAGATCTTTCTGGGGCTCCCAATCTTAAAAAACTTCATCTTTGGGAATGCACGAAGCTGGATTATATTCACCCGTCTCTTGCACACCACAAGTCGCTTGTTGAATTGAATTTACGGGGATGTAGGAGTCTTGAAACACTTGGAGATAAATTGGAGATGAGTTCACTCGAGGAACTAAATCTAGGCTGGTGCAGTAGTTTGAGAAGACTGCCAGAATTTGGAGAATGCATGAAACAGTTATCGATTCTTGATCTGGAAGGTACAGGTATAGAAGAGCTACCCCCAACGCTTGGAAATTTGGCTGGCGTGGCTGAGTTGAACTTAAGTGGATGCGACAAGATTACTGGTCTTCTCTTATCACTTGGATGTTTCGTTGGCCTTAAAAAGTTGGTGTTAGGTGGTCTTCCAGATAAAACTGATGGGTTAGAGTCTCTCACAGTCAGAGCTGATTATGACAATTGTGACAGCTCATCTTTGAGTAGCCTGACCCTTTCCTCCGATATTGGCTCATCTAGAGAAGAGGCGACCCTTTCCTATGATATTCGCCACTTAGCGTCGTTGATGGATTTGGATTTATCTGAGAGCAGTTTTTTAAGAGTTCCAATAAGTATCCATCAACTTCCCAGACTTACAAGTCTGTACTTATGCGGTTGCGATGAATTGGAGGTTTTACCAGAGCTTCCATCAAGTCTAAGAGAATTAGACGCACAGGGTTGTTATTCACTGGATGCATCGAATGTTGATGATGTTATTTCAAAGGCGTGTTGTGGCTTTGCAGAATCAGCTAGCCAAGATCGTCAAGACTTCTTGCAAATGTTGATCTATGGGAAGGAAATTCCAGCATGGTTTGAGCACCAGGAACAAGATGACGGAGTATCAGTCTCATTCCCGCAGAATTGCCTTTCAATTGAAACCATCGCACTTGCTCTCTGTTTCCTAATTGaagttagttttaaaattggagttaaaaacatattcgtgtatatatatatatatatatatatatatatatatatatacacgataTTATTGTATTAA
- the LOC112744172 gene encoding TMV resistance protein N encodes MASASSSASIPPPRSCTYHVFLSFRGEDTRTGFTSHLYAALNSKGITTYKDDQNLRKGHVISKELLKAIEESIFAVIVFSPNYASSSWCLDELQKIIECKNQVGLQIEAVFYGVEPSDVRHQRGTFEEAFKKHEERHDSEKVKRWRDALTQVAAHSGWTSKNEDEAVLVENIAQHIFEILISKLPSSMKNLVGIESRVEQVITLIGLGLNDVRFIGIWGMGGMGKTTIARAVFEIIRSRFEVTCFLADVREHCEKKDITHIQKQLLDQMKIRSNFVHNKYDGRTIIQNSLRLKKVLLVLDDVNHGKQLEYLAGEQAWFGPGSRIIITTRDFHLLRKDKLHETYNVEGLVESEALNLFSLEAFNLPKPSEEFLDLSIEVVKYSGGLPLALKVLGSYLNGRPMAVWHSAIEKIKKSSHSEIIDTLKISYEGLDDMEKNIFLDIACFFKGDPQYYVRKILEECGYQAEIGLDSLIKRSLVTIKYNQLGMHDLLEEMGKQIVIQKSPNDACKHSRLWCLEDVEFVLTQKKKTKATRGIVIHKKYSETEVNQRDLSFSKMCRLKLLILDGVKAPILCDIPCTLKVFRWRNCPLKTLPLTDHQRYELVEINLSWSKIVRLWDGKKVLEKLEHLNLSECKQLKQTPDLSGAPNLKTLDLGGCERLETLGDKLEMSSLERLHLSYCSSLRRLPDLSGAPNLEEVHLDGCEELNYIHLSLAHHKRLFFLDLSGCTSLETLGDKLEMSELSLLNLNSCSSLRRLPEFGECMKQLSILYLRDTGIEELPPTLGNLAGVSELNLSGCDKITGLSSDIGSSREEATLSYDIRHLASLMDLDLSESSFLRVPISIHQLPRLTSLYLCGCDELEVLPELPSSLRELDAQGCYSLDASNVDDVISKACCGFAESASQDRQDFLQMLIYGKEIPAWFEHQEQDDGVSVSFPQNCLSIETIALALCFLIENQEYINAVQPSVICNGEEFINDNESLYVGFSGDNLFIVCVKGYYFSKLLCQHNRFQLLFPDDDDRDIRVQRCGARWVCKQDIQEFKKRKSQTGKRKRNS; translated from the exons ATGGCATCCGCCTCTTCTTCCGCATCAATCCCACCACCAAGATCATGCACCTATCACGTGTTCTTGAGTTTCAGAGGAGAAGACACTCGCACAGGCTTCACTAGCCATCTCTATGCGGCCCTCAACAGTAAGGGAATCACAACCTACAAAGATGACCAAAACCTTCGCAAAGGCCATGTTATTTCAAAAGAGCTCCTCAAAGCAATTGAAGAGTCTATATTTGCAGTCATCGTTTTCTCACCGAACTACGCTTCCTCCAGTTGGTGCTTAGATGAGCTCCAAAAGATCATTGAGTGTAAGAACCAGGTGGGGCTACAGATCGAGGCAGTGTTCTACGGTGTGGAGCCTAGTGATGTGAGGCACCAAAGAGGAACCTTTGAGGAAGCTTTCAAGAAACACGAAGAGAGACATGACAGTGAGAAGGTCAAGAGATGGAGAGATGCGCTAACACAAGTAGCTGCTCATTCTGGTTGGACCTccaaaaatga GGACGAAGCAGTACTTGTGGAAAATATTGCTCAGCATATATTTGAAATATTGATTTCTAAGTTGCCATCTTCAATGAAGAATCTTGTGGGGATTGAATCAAGAGTGGAACAAGTGATTACTCTAATTGGCCTTGGATTGAATGATGTTCGCTTTATAGGCATATGGGGAATGGGCGGCATGGGTAAGACCACTATTGCTAGAGCTGTCTTTGAAATCATTCGAAGCAGATTTGAAGTTACTTGCTTTCTTGCCGACGTAAGAGAACACTGCGAGAAAAAAGATATTACTCACATACAAAAGCAACTTCTCGATCAAATGAAAATAAGGTCAAATTTTGTTCATAACAAGTATGATGGGAGGacaataattcaaaactctttacgTCTCAAAAAGGTACTTCTTGTTCTTGATGATGTAAATCATGGAAAACAATTAGAATATTTGGCTGGGGAGCAAGCTTGGTTTGGTCCTGGAAGCAGAATAATAATCACAACTAGAGATTTCCACCTGCTAAGGAAAGATAAGTTGCACGAAACTTACAACGTTGAAGGGTTAGTGGAAAGTGAAGCCCTTAACCTCTTTTCATTAGAAGCTTTTAACCTGCCAAAACCTTCAGAAGAGTTTTTGGATTTGTCCATAGAAGTGGTAAAATACAGCGGTGGTCTCCCATTGGCACTGAAAGTATTGGGTTCCTATCTTAATGGTAGACCTATGGCGGTTTGGCATAGTGCTATCGAAAAAATAAAGAAGTCTTCACATTCTGAAATTATTGATACTTTGAAAATAAGCTATGAGGGTTTAGATGATATGGAAAAGAATATTTTTCTAGATATTGCTTGTTTTTTTAAAGGAGATCCGCAATATTATGTAAGAAAGATATTAGAAGAATGTGGTTATCAGGCTGAAATTGGTCTTGATAGTTTGATTAAGAGATCATTGGTTACTATTAAATATAATCAATTGGGGATGCATGATCTGCTTGAAGAAATGGGCAAACAAATTGTAATTCAGAAATCTCCAAATGATGCTTGTAAGCATAGCAGATTGTGGTGTTTGGAGGATGTTGAATTTGTACTTACTCAAAAGAAA AAAACTAAAGCAACTCGTGGCATCGTTATACATAAGAAGTATAGCGAGACTGAAGTGAATCAGAGAGATTTATCTTTCTCAAAAATGTGCCGGTTAAAGCTTCTCATTTTAGATGGCGTGAAAGCTCCCATTCTCTGCGATATTCCTTGTACATTAAAGGTATTTCGCTGGAGAAATTGTCCACTGAAAACTCTGCCCCTTACAGATCATCAACGCTATGAACTTGTTGAAATTAATCTGTCTTGGAGCAAAATTGTACGGTTATGGGATGGAAAGAAG GTTCTAGAAAAGTTAGAGCACTTGAATCTGTCAGAGTGCAAGCAGCTGAAGCAAACACCAGATCTTTCTGGGGCTCCCAATCTTAAAACACTTGATCTTGGTGGATGTGAGAGACTTGAAACACTTGGAGATAAATTGGAGATGAGTTCACTCGAGAGACTACATCTATCTTACTGCAGTAGTTTGAGAAGACTGCCAGATCTTTCTGGGGCTCCCAATCTTGAAGAAGTTCATCTTGATGGATGTGAGGAGCTGAATTATATTCACCTGTCACTCGCACACCACAAAagacttttttttttggatttaagTGGATGCACGAGTCTTGAAACACTTGGAGATAAATTGGAGATGAGTGAACTCAGCTTACTAAATCTAAACTCCTGCAGTAGTTTGAGAAGACTGCCAGAATTTGGAGAATGCATGAAACAGTTATCGATTCTTTATCTGAGAGATACAGGTATAGAAGAGCTACCCCCAACGCTTGGAAATTTGGCTGGCGTGTCTGAGTTGAACTTAAGTGGATGCGACAAGATTACTGGTCTTTCCTCCGATATTGGCTCATCTAGAGAAGAGGCGACCCTTTCCTATGATATTCGCCACTTAGCGTCGTTGATGGATTTGGATTTATCTGAGAGCAGTTTTTTAAGAGTTCCAATAAGTATCCATCAACTTCCTAGACTTACAAGTCTGTACTTATGCGGTTGCGATGAATTGGAGGTTTTACCAGAGCTTCCATCAAGTCTAAGAGAATTAGACGCACAGGGTTGTTATTCACTGGATGCATCGAATGTTGATGATGTTATTTCAAAGGCGTGTTGTGGCTTTGCAGAATCAGCTAGCCAAGATCGTCAAGACTTCTTGCAAATGTTGATCTATGGGAAGGAAATTCCAGCATGGTTTGAGCATCAGGAACAAGATGACGGAGTATCAGTCTCGTTCCCGCAGAATTGCCTTTCAATTGAAACCATCGCACTTGCTCTCTGTTTCCTAATTGAAAATCAAGAATATATTAACGCAGTACAGCCATCGGTGATCTGCAACGGTGAAGAATTCATCAACGACAACGAGAGTTTATACGTGGGGTTTAGCGGAGATAATTTGTTCATTGTGTGCGTGAAGGGTTACTATTTTAGTAAGCTGTTATGCCAACACAATCGCTTCCAATTGTTATTTCCAGATGATGACGATCGTGATATCCGAGTACAGAGATGTGGAGCACGTTGGGTGTGCAAGCAAGACATTCaagaatttaagaaaagaaaatcccaaacagggaaaagaaaaagaaactcttGA